The following proteins are encoded in a genomic region of Mycolicibacterium confluentis:
- a CDS encoding GAF and ANTAR domain-containing protein — MGSDSSDELAGRMATLARDLAVPLGVDEVLLNVTNTVLEMIPGAEIAGCLLFTKAGKYETQAATSDLMYELDALQVSYDEGPCVEAAVDELIVRTDDFADEQRWPRYSAEMVKRGLRSGLSFKLYTSQRNAGALNIFSSRPHAFTSEDEAVGQVFAAHAAAAIIASRQGEQLQSALSSRDVIGQAKGIIMERFNVDSVRAFEMLRQLSQSANVKLVEIAQQVIDTRAS; from the coding sequence GTGGGGAGCGACTCGAGCGATGAACTGGCCGGCCGGATGGCGACGCTGGCCCGTGACCTGGCGGTGCCTCTCGGCGTCGACGAGGTGCTGTTGAACGTCACTAACACCGTGCTCGAGATGATCCCGGGTGCCGAGATCGCGGGCTGCCTGCTGTTCACCAAGGCCGGCAAGTACGAGACGCAGGCCGCCACGTCGGATCTGATGTACGAGTTGGACGCCCTGCAGGTGTCCTACGACGAGGGGCCCTGCGTCGAGGCCGCCGTCGATGAACTCATCGTCCGCACCGACGATTTCGCCGACGAGCAGCGTTGGCCCCGGTACTCCGCCGAGATGGTCAAGCGCGGTCTGCGCAGCGGTCTGTCGTTCAAGCTCTACACCAGCCAGCGCAACGCTGGTGCGCTGAACATCTTCAGTTCGCGACCGCATGCCTTCACCAGCGAGGACGAAGCGGTCGGCCAGGTGTTCGCGGCCCATGCCGCGGCCGCGATCATCGCCAGCAGGCAGGGCGAACAGCTTCAGTCGGCACTGAGCAGCCGAGATGTCATCGGTCAGGCCAAGGGCATCATCATGGAGCGGTTCAACGTCGACTCGGTGCGGGCGTTCGAGATGCTGCGGCAGTTGTCGCAGTCGGCCAACGTCAAGCTTGTCGAGATCGCGCAGCAGGTCATCGACACCAGGGCGAGCTGA